In Salinigranum marinum, one DNA window encodes the following:
- the tbsP gene encoding transcriptional regulator TbsP yields MVVHSNLLAEGLDDILHTVLSAGDDELLVINPTAETVEALVSVATAFDGDLPTVRVVADDTLLKTVVDDFIVASNAANLVDEGVLSLKTGAGSEENSLIVTEDAVLALVTTGDRVAALATDDEEFVDSAYETYVEQSEEAPEFKLRTPSISVVRESLEADISERIRADFDTVLSSLQTARGDGQGLDEVTISLLVAAKNDVLLYDISKWGEDIGIASKATFSRTKTKLEDMGLIDTEKVPIDVGRPRLRLKLGDDRLRQADADQLAGVAQSLLT; encoded by the coding sequence ATGGTTGTCCACTCGAATTTACTCGCCGAGGGGCTTGATGATATCCTGCACACGGTACTTTCAGCGGGTGACGACGAACTCCTCGTGATCAACCCGACGGCCGAGACGGTCGAGGCACTCGTCTCCGTCGCGACCGCGTTCGACGGCGACCTGCCGACGGTCCGAGTGGTGGCCGACGACACGCTTCTGAAGACCGTGGTCGACGACTTCATCGTGGCGAGTAACGCCGCCAACCTCGTCGACGAGGGCGTGCTCTCGCTGAAGACCGGCGCCGGGAGCGAGGAGAACTCGCTCATCGTCACGGAGGACGCCGTGCTGGCGCTCGTAACGACCGGCGACCGCGTCGCGGCGCTCGCGACCGACGACGAGGAGTTCGTCGACTCCGCGTACGAGACCTACGTCGAGCAGTCGGAGGAGGCACCGGAGTTCAAGCTTCGCACACCCTCGATCTCCGTCGTCCGGGAGTCGCTGGAAGCCGACATCTCCGAGAGGATCCGCGCCGACTTCGACACCGTCCTCTCGTCGTTGCAGACCGCCCGCGGCGACGGGCAGGGTCTCGACGAGGTCACCATCAGCCTCCTCGTGGCCGCGAAGAACGACGTGCTCCTGTACGACATCTCGAAGTGGGGCGAGGACATCGGGATCGCGTCGAAGGCGACGTTCTCCCGGACGAAAACGAAGCTCGAGGACATGGGACTCATCGACACCGAGAAGGTCCCCATCGACGTCGGTCGTCCGCGACTCCGACTGAAGCTCGGCGACGACCGCCTCCGGCAGGCCGACGCCGACCAGCTCGCCGGTGTCGCCCAGAGCCTTCTCACCTGA
- a CDS encoding YcaO-like family protein, with the protein MHVGLVGSGPAEAAIRAAFADVDATVATGMESLAESDLGVVVAPAGADQVARADAVCDRLVACEVGGVGGHPLDSLDAAVSVFTHDSARFSDLQRRVASTTDATAERPSGDRSAVRFAGAVAGRRAVRLLAGDPLGGTVVEVPGDERRFLPTPEAERDRTLDRSWRAVDLGASLDRAERALDDRVGLLTQVGERESFPVPYYLATTADTTGYSDARAAEFAAGADPDWDRAFMKALGEGLERYCAGVYRQSAFVVAPEANRARPVSPARFARPEGYRQVDREESLPWVEGEHLATGERVSLPAEFVHYPPPQERHKPAITTGLGLGNSGVEALLSGLYEVIERDATMLAWYSTFEPLGLAVDDERFRTLVKRARAEELDVTPLLVTQDVDVPVVAAAVHRDADHENEDAWPRFAMGSGAALDPVAAACAALAEALQNWMELRAMGPEQAADEKAAIGEYAAFPPAAQRFVDAGATVPAGSVGPDRLPEGAAELDAVIERVTDAGLDAYAARTTTRDVAELGFEAVRVLVPEAQPLFTGEPFFAERAETVPRELGFEPRLDGPYHPYP; encoded by the coding sequence ATGCACGTCGGACTCGTCGGCTCGGGTCCCGCCGAAGCGGCGATCCGGGCCGCCTTTGCGGACGTCGACGCCACTGTCGCCACCGGGATGGAATCGCTCGCCGAGTCCGATCTCGGTGTCGTCGTCGCGCCGGCGGGTGCCGACCAGGTCGCCCGCGCCGACGCCGTCTGCGATCGCCTCGTCGCGTGTGAGGTCGGCGGGGTCGGCGGTCACCCGCTCGATTCTCTCGACGCCGCCGTCTCCGTCTTCACGCACGATTCCGCACGGTTCTCCGACCTCCAGCGCCGCGTCGCGTCGACCACTGACGCGACGGCGGAGCGTCCCTCCGGGGACCGAAGCGCGGTCCGCTTCGCCGGGGCAGTCGCCGGGCGGCGCGCCGTTCGCCTGCTCGCTGGCGACCCCCTCGGCGGGACCGTCGTCGAGGTGCCCGGCGACGAACGGCGGTTCCTCCCGACCCCCGAGGCAGAGCGGGACCGCACCCTCGACCGATCGTGGCGTGCGGTCGACCTCGGAGCGTCGCTCGACCGCGCGGAGCGGGCGCTCGACGACCGTGTCGGGCTCCTCACGCAGGTCGGCGAGCGCGAGTCGTTCCCCGTGCCGTACTACCTCGCGACCACCGCGGACACGACGGGCTACAGCGACGCCCGGGCCGCGGAGTTCGCCGCCGGTGCGGATCCCGACTGGGATCGCGCGTTCATGAAGGCACTCGGCGAGGGGCTCGAGCGCTACTGTGCCGGCGTCTACCGTCAGTCGGCGTTCGTCGTCGCGCCGGAGGCGAACCGCGCACGGCCGGTCTCGCCCGCTCGTTTTGCCCGTCCCGAAGGATACCGCCAGGTCGACCGCGAGGAGTCGCTCCCCTGGGTCGAGGGCGAACACCTCGCGACTGGGGAGCGCGTCTCGTTGCCGGCGGAGTTCGTCCACTACCCGCCGCCACAGGAACGGCACAAACCGGCGATCACGACGGGGCTGGGGCTGGGTAACTCCGGCGTCGAGGCGCTCTTGTCGGGACTGTACGAGGTGATCGAACGCGACGCGACGATGCTCGCGTGGTACTCGACGTTCGAGCCCCTCGGCCTGGCGGTCGACGACGAACGGTTCCGAACGCTCGTGAAACGAGCGCGCGCCGAGGAACTCGACGTGACGCCCCTGCTCGTGACGCAGGACGTCGACGTGCCCGTCGTCGCCGCCGCGGTCCACCGCGACGCCGACCACGAGAACGAGGACGCGTGGCCGCGGTTCGCGATGGGATCGGGGGCGGCTCTCGATCCGGTCGCAGCCGCGTGCGCGGCGCTCGCCGAGGCGCTCCAGAACTGGATGGAACTCCGCGCGATGGGTCCCGAGCAAGCGGCAGATGAAAAGGCCGCGATCGGCGAGTACGCGGCGTTTCCACCTGCCGCTCAGCGGTTCGTCGACGCCGGCGCGACCGTCCCCGCCGGATCGGTCGGTCCGGATCGACTCCCCGAGGGAGCGGCCGAACTCGACGCCGTGATCGAGCGGGTGACCGACGCCGGACTGGACGCGTACGCCGCGCGGACGACGACGCGCGACGTGGCCGAGCTGGGGTTCGAGGCGGTTCGTGTCCTGGTTCCCGAGGCACAACCGCTCTTCACCGGCGAACCGTTCTTCGCCGAGCGGGCCGAGACAGTCCCGAGGGAACTGGGGTTCGAGCCGCGGCTGGACGGACCGTATCACCCGTATCCGTAG